A region from the Lolium perenne isolate Kyuss_39 chromosome 4, Kyuss_2.0, whole genome shotgun sequence genome encodes:
- the LOC127346670 gene encoding uncharacterized protein — MTGDSSFPLPLPLLPNDTIIMEILPYLPAMSVGRFRSVSRAWRAALSSAAFVELHLRRANRSGQPRLFFCPSEVPSGEQAYFHVWQLGGPVKKLMPKHKEFWDPAPITSPVRGLLLLRSKRGYFVYNPCTGSSLLLPDSVAPLKMSIRHETSTQPQPPCFFDISYGIGYCSVTAEYKVVRLFSDSSEGGPPPCCEVFVLDKPGGIITFNVTNETFGLLPPPPPPDGDDVLLEMVELNGRLCMCHGFIRFREARYCIWMLGDHEPRRWEQLFCIDLSAWTEPELMQMKAHFIFALYVFNNDNDGHQKIMFGTGNCKVFTVDSNGSTVETLFRADDKVTCSFVDCEHPSLGLFQESLVPVGRTVKEIIFSSPAAKAWFHILKWMPARSVADLSLVCREWRAMVMTERFIHSHILHSNLNKSPRIMMITTVSRGWCLRQVDVSNAFLHSFLSEDVYMQQPPGFEDARYPSYVCKLQRSIYGLKQSPHAWYARLSQRLHELGFVSSKADTSLFIFSRDSVQIYMLVYVDDIVIAGSTPEVVDRLVRSLMDTFPIKDLGKLDYFLGLEASYNSGGMVVTQRKYALDLLHRPTDVHWEAVKRILRYVKGTLQTGLCFRKSASTGVSIFTDADWAGCVDDRRSTSGYAIFVGPNLVSWSSKKQPTVSRSSTEAEYKALANGAAEAIWISSLLKELGVPRQRTPIRWCDNLGATYLTANLVFHARTKHIEIDFHFVRERVAKGALDVSIACSQPCHGLNVGSSHNGSFVCNPIMGYCENIEFEDGEDTSFSGRLREYHLDLREFCTEYSSEEITPLAIDPKDGRILLSTGWSLGYYDPKTATLETIYSLEMQDDDEKFSPIICDESLVFTLGLV, encoded by the exons ATGACCGGG GACTCCTCGTTTCCCTTGCCATTGCCGTTGTTGCCGAACGATACAATCATCATGGAGATCCTCCCTTACCTGCCGGCCATGTCGGTCGGTCGCTTCCGCAGCGTGTCGCGCGCGTGGCGGGCTGCGCTCTCGTCGGCGGCTTTCGTTGAGCTCCACCTCCGGCGAGCCAACAGGTCGGGCCAGCCCAGGCTTTTCTTCTGTCCAAGCGAGGTGCCATCTGGGGAACAAGCCTACTTCCACGTATGGCAGCTCGGTGGTCCGGTGAAGAAGCTCATGCCCAAGCACAAGGAGTTCTGGGACCCGGCTCCAATCACAAGCCCTGTCCGTGGCCTCCTCCTTCTCCGTAGCAAGAGGGGCTACTTCGTGTACAATccttgtaccggttcatccttgcttCTTCCCGACAGCGTAGCACCACTGAAGATGAGTATCCGGCACGAGACATCGACCCAACCCCAGCCACCATGTTTCTTCGATATATCCTATGGCATAGGCTATTGCTCGGTTACCGCTGAGTATAAGGTAGTGCGCCTATTCAGTGACAGCTCCGAAGGCGGTCCACCACCCTGCTGCGAAGTCTTCGTCCTTGACAAGCCG GGTGGCATCATCACTTTCAATGTCACAAATGAGACCTTTGGTTTGCTGCCCCCGCCACCGCCTCCTGATGGGGACGATGTTCTCCTCGAGATGGTGGAGCTAAATGGGCGCTTATGCATGTGCCATGGATTCATCCGTTTCCGCGAAGCTCGATACTGCATATGGATGCTGGGAGATCACGAGCCACGGCGGTGGGAGCAGCTATTCTGCATCGATCTAAGCGCCTGGACGGAACCTGAGTTGATGCAGATGAAGGCCCACTTTATATTTGCACTCTACGTCTTTAACAATGACAATGATGGGCACCAAAAGATTATGTTCGGTACAGGAAACTGCAAGGTGTTCACCGTGGACTCTAATGGCAGCACAGTGGAGACCCTATTTAGAGCGGACGACAAAGTCACATGTAGCTTTGTTGATTGCGAGCACCCATCGCTAGGCTTGTTCCAGGAGAGCCTTGTGCCAGTGGGACGAACGGTCAAGGAGATCATCTTCTCGTCGCCGGCCGCCAAGGCTTGGTTTCACATCCTCAAGTGGATGCCCGCACGCTCTGTTGCCGACTTAAGCTTGGTCTGCAGAGAATGGCGTGCGATGGTCATGACTGAACGCTTTATACATTCACATATCCTCCATTCAAACTTGAATAAAAGCCCTCGGATCATGATGATCACTA CTGTTTCTCGTGGCTGGTGTCTGCGTCAGGTTGATGTGAGTAATGCCTTTCTTCACAGTTTTCTGTCTGAGGATGTCTATATGCAGCAACCACCTGGTTTTGAGGATGCTCGTTATCCCTCTTATGTGTGCAAGTTGCAGCGGTCCATCTATGGCCTGAAGCAGTCTCCTCATGCGTGGTATGCTCGGTTAAGTCAGCGGCTTCATGAGCTTGGGTTTGTCTCTTCCAAAGCAGACACGTCACTCTTCATATTCTCCAGAGATAGTGTGCAGATTTATATGCtagtctatgttgatgatattgttATCGCTGGGTCTACTCCTGAGGTTGTTGATCGCCTTGTCCGGTCTCTGATGGATACCTTCCCTATTAAAGATTTGGGGAAACTAGATTATTTTCTTGGATTGGAAGCGTCCTACAATTCGGGGGGGATGGTGGTAACTCAGCGCAAGTATGCACTTGATCTGCTTCATAGA CCTACAGATGTTCATTGGGAGGCTGTCAAACGTATATTGAGGTATGTCAAAGGCACATTGCAAACCGGGCTGTGTTTTCGCAAGTCGGCGTCCACCGGTGTTAGTATTTTCACCGATGCTGATTGGGCTGGATGTGTGGATGATAGACGTTCCACAAGTGGCTATGCTATTTTTGTTGGACCTAACTTGGTCTCCTGGAGTTCGAAGAAGCAGCCTACCGTCTCAAGATCTAGTACCGAGGCAGAATACAAGGCATTAGCTAATGGTGCCGCGGAGGCTATATGGATCAGCTCTTTGTTAAAGGAGCTTGGCGTTCCCAGGCAGCGTACACCTATTCGGTGGTGTGATAACTTAGGGGCAACCTACCTCACAGCAAATCTGGTATTCCATGCTCGAACAAAGCACATTGAGATTGATTTTCATTTTGTGCGAGAGCGTGTTGCAAAGGGTGCTTTGGACGTGAG TATTGCATGCTCACAGCCTTGCCATGGTCTCAATGTCGGAAGCAGCCATAATGGAAGTTTTGTTTGCAATCCTATCATGGGGTACTGTGAGAACATAGAGTTCGAAGATGGTGAAGACACTTCATTTTCTGGCC GGTTAAGGGAGTATCATTTAGACCTCAGAGAGTTCTGCACGGAGTATTCCTCAGAGGAGATCACACCATTGGCTATCGACCCAAAGGACGGTCGAATTTTGCTTAGCACGGGTTGGTCATTGGGCTACTATGATCCTAAGACAGCTACACTAGAGACCATCTATAGTTTGGAAATGCAGGATGATGATGAAAAGTTTTCTCCTATTATTTGTGATGAAAGCTTAGTTTTCACACTTGGGCTGGTGTAA